CTGGTCAAGCACATGCAGCAGGCGTCCCGGGTGCGGGAATTCCTGACCGGGCGGCTGCTGACGACAGCGCTCGACGCCTGCTCGCTCCTGGTCTTCGTGCCGGTGCTGCTGCTCTACAGCCCGAAGCTGACGCTCGTGGTGCTCACCTTCACGGGTCTCGTCGCGCTCACCATCGCGGCCCTGATCGGGCCGTTCCGGCGCCGGCTCCAGGCCCTCTACGACGCGGAGGGCGAGCGCCAGGCGCTGCTGGTCGAATCGGTCCAGGGCATGCGCACCATCAAGTCCCTGGCGATGGAGCCGCTGCAGGGCCGGCAATGGGAGGATGCCTCCGCCCAGGCCGTGCAGATGCGCTACGGCGTCGAGCGGATCTCGGCCATCGCGCAGGCCGTGACCGGGCTCCTCGAAAAGCTCACGAGCGTCGCGATCATCGGGCTCGGCGCGCTCGACGTGTTCGACCGCTCGATGACGGTGGGCGCGCTCGTCGCCTTCAACATGCTGGCCGGCCGCGTCTCGGGCCCGCTCGTGCAGATGCTCACCATGGCGCACGAGTACCAGGAAGTGGCGCTGTCGGTCCGGATGCTCGGCGAGGTGATGAACCGGGCGCCGGAAGCCGAGGGGCCGAGCCGCGGCCTGTGCCCGCCGGTCCGGGGCGAGATCACCTTCGAGGATGTCCGCTTCGCCTACGGGCCGGACCGGCCGCCGGCCCTCGATGCGGTGTCGTTCACGCTGGAGGCCGGCAGCATCGTCGGGGTGGTGGGGCGCAGCGGCTCGGGCAAGACCACGATCACCCGGCTGATCCAGCGGCTCTATCCCGTGCAGCAGGGGCTGGTGCGCCTCGACGGGCACGACATCCGGGAGATCGACCTCGCACACTTACGCCGCCAGGTCGGCGTGGTGCTTCAGGACAGCTTCCTGTTCCGCGGGACGGTGCGGGAGAACATCGCGGCCGCCAAGCCCTCGGCGAGCTTCGAGGAGATCGCCGAGGCCGCCCGCGCCGCCGGGGCCGACGAGTTCATCGAGCGCCTGCCGCGCGGCTTCGAGACGATGCTGGAGGAGAACGCCTCCAACCTCTCGGGCGGGCAGCGCCAGCGGCTCGCCATCGCCCGGGCCCTCGTGACCGATCCGCGGCTCCTGATCCTCGACGAGGCGACGAGCGCCCTCGATCCCGACAGCGAGGCGATCATCCGGCGCAACCTGCGCCGCATCGCCCGGGGCCGCACGGTGCTGATCGTCTCGCATCGGCTGGCCACCCTGGTCGACGCGAATGCGATCCTGGTGATCGATGGTGGCCGCCTCGTCGCGACCGGGCGCCACGACCAGCTGCTCACCTCCTGCACGACCTACCGCCACCTGTGGAACCAGCAGACGAGGCAGGCCGCATGAGCGCTCCCAAGTCCCAGGACACCGCTGACGATACGGCCCGGCCGCCGCTCGCCTCCGTCCCGGATTCAGGGCCGGCCCCCGAGAAGGTGCCTCCCCGCGGCGAGGTGGTGATGCTGCCGGCCCGGCGCCGGCCGGCGGTCGTCTCGGATTTCCA
This sequence is a window from Methylobacterium sp. SyP6R. Protein-coding genes within it:
- a CDS encoding peptidase domain-containing ABC transporter: MDTGLHCLVAVARHHGVDLDVERLAHAYAVGDEAVSSPRLTRMAREVGLRAGRTRLSFTSLTDLGGAFPALAHLRNGNWVVVTGTDRNAEAPRLVVFDPKAARHEPFLLDEAAFCAAWDGEVLLMRPKARRRTPDGRRPFGLLWFVPEILRQRRLFSDVIVAALALYAVGLAVPLFSQLVIDRVLTHESYATLTVLAGGVVLALVFEACFTFLRRYLLLYASNRIDIRVAVKTFAHLLGLPLAHFEQVPAGILVKHMQQASRVREFLTGRLLTTALDACSLLVFVPVLLLYSPKLTLVVLTFTGLVALTIAALIGPFRRRLQALYDAEGERQALLVESVQGMRTIKSLAMEPLQGRQWEDASAQAVQMRYGVERISAIAQAVTGLLEKLTSVAIIGLGALDVFDRSMTVGALVAFNMLAGRVSGPLVQMLTMAHEYQEVALSVRMLGEVMNRAPEAEGPSRGLCPPVRGEITFEDVRFAYGPDRPPALDAVSFTLEAGSIVGVVGRSGSGKTTITRLIQRLYPVQQGLVRLDGHDIREIDLAHLRRQVGVVLQDSFLFRGTVRENIAAAKPSASFEEIAEAARAAGADEFIERLPRGFETMLEENASNLSGGQRQRLAIARALVTDPRLLILDEATSALDPDSEAIIRRNLRRIARGRTVLIVSHRLATLVDANAILVIDGGRLVATGRHDQLLTSCTTYRHLWNQQTRQAA